The Streptomyces sp. NBC_00510 genomic interval CGCCTTCGCGATCGAGTTCACCGACGTTCTGTGGCGCCGCACGTCCGGCAACAACCGGAAGAACGTCGCCAAGGCGCTCATGACCACGACGATTGCCCTGTTCCGTAGTCCTCTGCCCAGCCGCTTCGCTGCCGTGGACGTACGGACCGCGCTGCGGGAGTTCGCCTTCAACACGAACCGCCGCGGCGAAGCGCCCCCCGAGGTGTCCACGATCCTGCGGTGGGTGGAGCGCAACACCGAGTCGATGGCGGCCTGGGAGGACCCCCGGAAGGTCGACGGCGTGCTCCACTCGCTCGCGTCGAAGCTCGACGGCTCGGCCGCTGCGGCGTCCTCGATCAAGCGGAATCGGAGGGTGCTGAACGTGGCCATGGAGTACGCCGTGAAGCACGCCGTCCTGCGCACCAATCCTCTTCCGAAGGGTCGGGGTACCGCCCCTCAGACGTCGTCCGCGGTCGACAAGCGATCACTCATTAACCCTGACCACGCCGCGAGTCTCCTGGGCTGGATCTGGCGCCGTCCTCGCGGTGGCCGCCGGCTGCACGCCTTCTTCTCCACGCTGTACTACGCGGGGCCCCGGCCGGAGGAAGCGGTGGCCATGCGTGTCCTGGACGCCCAGCTGCCCGCCGAGGACGACGAAGACCAATGGGGCGAGCTGCTGCTCCACACCGCTCGGCCGGAGGTGGGGAAGCAGTGGACGGATACCGGCATGGTCCATGAGGTGCGCGGGCTGAAGGGCAGGGCCAAGGACGACACCCGCGTCGTGCCGTGTCGTCCGGCGCTGACGCGCATCCTGCGGGAGCACGTGAAGGCGGAGGACCTGAAGCCCGGCGATCTGCTCTTCCCCGGGGAGCACGGGGACACCCTCGCGGGGTCGGTTTTTCGCCGCGCCTGGCGCACCGCTCGGCAGCAGGTGCTCGCGCCGGCAGAGTTCGCCTCGCCGCTCGGCAAGCGCGTCTATGACCTGCGGCATACCTGCCTGACGTCGTGGCTCAACGCGGGCGTCCCGCCAGCGCAGGTTGCCGAGTGGGCGGGCAACAGCGTCCCCGTCTTGCTTGCCACCTACGCGCGTTGTATCTCCGGTCAGCTAAGGGATCACCAGAGGCGGATCGAGGCCGGGGGAGACCTCCCCGAGCCGGACGAAGATCGCTGAACCGGTCCCCGGAACTTCGACACGTATTCGACAGAGCCACCCGCGCAAACCCGGTGACAGCCGGACGGCGCCGGAGGGTTCCCGTGATCATCCGCGGGTGGTCCGGCGCTGCTCCGCTCCGCGTGGCGAGGCTCTGACCAGCAAAAAAGCCCCTCCATAGGGAGGGGCGCAGTGGGTGCCCCCGGCAGGACTCGAACCTGCGGCCAAGCGCTTAGAAGGCGCCTGCTCTATCCACTGAGCTACGGGGGCCGGACGTTGGCCGCGACCGAACCCGCCCCTTGTGTCGACGGTTCCGTGACCTTGCCGGGGACAAGGATAGGGCGCGGCTGATGTGCGGCCGGTTGCTTCGCCTTCATGACACGTTGTGTAGGTTCGGTGAAGCGGTCTGATAATCGCAGGCAGGTGCGAATGTCGCACCAGTTTTGGCGCCTCAGCCGACGGCTGTTGTGCACTCGTTATGCCGGTGTCTCTTCCGGCCCTTCCGTCCCGTTCCGGCCTTCTTGCGGGCCGAAAGACGTGAACTAGGCGGAATACGCTTCAAAAACCCATCAAAATGGGGCATTCTGCCACTGTGGCGATCTTGGATGTACGGCCCGAACTCCTCGACGCGCTGTCGGCGCTGCGCGACCGCGTCGCGGACGCGCGCTTTCCCCTCCCCCTTCCCGGAGCCGAGCGGGCCCGCCGCACACGTCAAGAGCTGCTGGCGCAGCTCGACGACTACCTGGTGCCCCGGCTGAAGGCGCCCGAAGCGCCGCTGCTGGCCGTGGTGGGCGGTTCGACGGGAGCGGGGAAGTCCACGCTCGTGAACTCGCTGATCGGGCGGCGGGTGAGTGACGCGGGCGTGCTGCGTCCCACGACGCGCACACCGGTGCTGGTGTGCCACCCCCAGGACCGCGCGTGGTTCGCCGATCCGCGGGTGCTGCCGGGCCTGGCCCGCGCCTGGGCACCGCGCCCCAGGACCGCGGCCGACGCCGACGGGGAGGAGAGGCCGGACGGGAACGACGAGGAACGCGAGGCGGAGGAGACCAGGCTGTGGCTGCGCCTGGAGACCGACGACACGCTGCCGCGCGGACTCGCCCTGCTGGACGCGCCCGACATCGACTCCCTCGTCTCCCGCAACCGCGAGCTCGCCGCAGAACTGCTCTGCGCGGCCGACATCTGGATCCTGGTGACCACCGCGTCGCGCTACGCCGACGCCGTGCCCTGGCACCTGCTGCGTACGGCCAAGGAGTACGACGTCACCCTGGCCACCGTCCTGGACCGGGTGCCGCACCAGATCGCCGAGGACGTCTCGCAGCACTACGCGGCCCTGCTGACCCGGGCCGGGCTCGGGGACGTGCCGCGGTTCACCGTCCCGGAACTGCCCGAGTCCGCGGGGGCCGGCGGGCTGCTGCCGCACACCGCGGTGGCGGCGCTCGGCAGCTGGCTCGCGCACTGCGCCGAGGACCCGGCCGCGCGGCACCAGGCGGCACGGCGCACCGTGTCCGGGGTGCTCGGCTCGCTCGGCAACCGGCTCCCGGAGCTGGCCGGCGCCTCGGCCGCGCAGCACGCCGCCGCGGTACGTCTGACCCGCCACGTGGACAAGGCCTACGACGAGGCCGAGTCGCGCGTGCAGGAGGCCGTCGGCGCCGGGGCGCTGCTCGCCGGGGACGCCCTGGCCAGCTGGCGCGGCTACCCCGACTGCGGTCCTGCGGCCCTGCTGTGCGCCCTCGCCGAGAGCCTGGCGGTCCAGCTGCGCACCGAGGTCGCGACGGCGGACGAGCGGACCCTCGACGCCTGGCGTGGCGACCGCGCGGGCGCCGTCCTGACGGAGGACGCCGACCCGGAGGCGGCCGCCGACGACGCCGCCGAGCGGATCGAGGACGCCGTCGACACCTGGGGGTTCACGGTGAACCGCCTCGCGCACCAGTCGGTGCACGGCAGCGCGGAGGGCGTCGACCCGCAGCACGCGGCGGCACTGATCGCGGTCGCCGTGCTCGGCGGCCGCAAGGGCACGGTCGCGGGCGAGCGGCTCGCCTCCCTGGTCGGCGCGCAGGCGGCGCTGCGGGCGGGCGACCGGGCGCGCGAGGAGCTGGACCGGCTCGTCGGCGACGTGCTCGACGCGGAGCGGGAACTGCGGGCGCTCCCGGTGGACGCGCTGGATGTGACGGCGGCCCAGCAGGCGTCGCTGATCGCGGAGCTTTCGGTCGTGCAGAAGTCGTACGGACTCCAGGAGAGGTGATCAGGTGCTCACAGAGCGGGTGGACGCCCTGTCGGAACTGCTCGGGCTGTCGCGCACCCGCGTGAGCCACGAGGCGCTCGACGGGGCCGGGGAACTGCTGGAACGGGTCGGCGACCGGCGCCGGCTCTCCGCGGACCACACGGTGGTGGCGCTGGCGGGGGCGACGGGCAGCGGGAAGTCGTCCCTGTTCAACGCGCTGACCGGCCTGGAACTGTCGCGGATCGGCGTCCGCCGGCCCACCACCTCGGCGCCGGTCGCCTGTGCCTGGGACCCCCGGGGCGCCTCCGGGCTGCTGGACCGGCTCGGCATCGGCCCCAAGGCGCGGTTCGCCCGGCACAGCGCCCTGGACGCGGTGGCGGAACGGACGGACGACGGGCCCGCCGGCCTGGTCCTGCTCGACCTGCCGGACCACGACTCGGCGGCGACCGCCCACCGCGACCAGGTGGACCGGGTGCTGAAGCTCGTCGACGTGATCGTGTGGGTGCTCGACCCGGAGAAGTACGCGGACGCGGCGCTGCACGAGCGCTACCTGCGGCCGCTGGCCGGGCACGCCGACGTGACCGTCGTCGTCCTCAACCAGATCGACCGGCTCCCGGAGGAGGCCGTCGAGCAGGTCCTGGACGACCTGCGGCGGCTGCTCGACGACGACGGGCTCGCCGTCGGCGAGCACGGCGAGGACGGCGCCATGGTGCTGGCCACCTCGGCGCTGAACGGTGACGGCGTGCCGGAGCTGCGGGCGGCCATCGGCCAGGTCGTGGCGGAGCGCGCGGCTGCGAGCCGGCGGTTGTCCGCGGACGTGGACGGGCTCGCCGAGCGGCTGCGGCCGCTGTACGTCGCCGAGGGGATGACGGGGCTCACCGACCGGTCCCGCGAGGACTTCACGGCGAGCCTCGCCCACGCCGTGGGCGCCGCGGCGGCGGGCCGGGTGGCGGAGCGCACCTGGGCCAGGGCCGCCGAGGAGGCGTGCGGCACTCCGTGGCGGCGGCTGCGCCGCGGACGCGGCGTCGGTCTGCGCGACGGCGCCCTCGACGGCCGCCGTCCGGCGCTGTCGGCGTCCCGTGCGTCGGTCGACGAGGCGGTGCGCGCGGTCGCGGCGGAGGCCGTCGAGGGGTTGCCCGCTCCCTGGGCGCAGGCGGTACGGGAAGCCGCGCGCCGCGGTGGCCGCACGCTCCCGGAGGCGCTGGACGCGACGGTGGAGCGGGTGGCGCCGGACGAGCCGCTGCGCCCCCGGTGGTGGACGGTGGTCGGTACGGCGCAGTGGCTGCTGGCGCTGCTCGCGACGGTGGCGCTGGCGTCGGGGATCGTGACGGCGGCAGGCGCGTTGCGGCTGCCGTGGTGGCTGCCGCCCGCGCTGCTGGCCGTGGGCGCACTGGGCGGTCCGCTGCTCACCCGGGTGAGCCGGTTCGCGGCCCGCGGCCCGGCCCGGCGGCACGGCCAGGCCGCGGAGCGGCGGATGGCCGACGCGGCGGCCGACTGCGGGCGGGCGCGGGTGCTGGAACCGCTGGCGGCGGAATTGCTGCGCTACCGGGAAGTGCGGGAACAGTACGGGGTGCTCTCTGGAAACCACTTCCGGGTGACGGAGTTGTCCACAACAGGCCAGTAATCCACAGGTTGAATCCCATTTCTCCACGGAGGGCGCGGCGGGCGCACCATGGAGCCATCGCGGGGCCGGCGGCAGGGGGCCGCCGGCCGGCGACGGCAACGGGGAGCATCGGCAATGAACGAGACACTGGTCACCGTCGTGGGGAATGTCGCGACCAGGCCGGAATTCCGGAAGACGCCCACGGGCGTGCCGGTCGCCAGGTTCCGGCTGGCGACGACCGCGCGCCGCTGGGACCGGGAGCGCGGCGGCTGGTCCGACGGGCACACCAGCTTCTACACGGTGTGGGCCTGGCGGCAGCTGGGGGAGAACGTGGTGGCATCGGTCGGGGTCGGCGAACCGCTGCTCGTCCAGGGACGCCTGAGGGTGCGTGAGGAGGAGCGCGACGGCCAGCGCTGGATCTCCGCCGACGTCGACGCGATCGCCTGCGGCCACGATCTGACGCGCGGCACCTCGGCGTTCCGGCGGGTGTCCGTGGGCCGCCCGGAACTGATGGTTCCGAATTCCGCCGCGGGTGCCGGGGAGCCGCTCGCTGATCCGCTGGCCGCCCTGTCCGGATAAGCCGGACAGCTGGGCATTCGCCCGGTGGTAAAACGTCGATGATTTATCGACAATTTCACGTCTATGCCTACGCGCGGGTAACGATTGCGATTCGAATACCCGGGCGGCCGTGAATCCTGGTGGCTTTGGTGCGGTTGGTTCCTAGGATTCTGCGGAACCCCGGCTTTCCGCGGGGATCCACAGCTGTCGGCGAGGTGTACCCCCACGACCAGCCTCGCCCGGAGGGGAAATTCATGTTCACTGTACGGAGGCGGGGAGCTGCCCGTCTTGCCGTAGCGATGGTGGCCTCAGGCCTCCTCGCCGCGGGTTCCATAGCCGTTGCCGGGTCCGCCATCGCGGACGACGCGACCCCCACCGCGCCCGGTGCGACGGCGACGCTCGGCGGTCTGAAGACCTTCGGCGAGGCCGTCATCAATGAAGGCGGCAAGGAGGACCCGGTCAGCGCCGGACTCTTCGAGATGTCCGTCGAGGGCGGTGGCACGATCCAGACGTACTGCATCGACCTGCACAACCCGACCCAGGACAACGCCGCCTACAAGGAGGTCTCCTGGGACGAGTCGAGCCTCCACGACAACGCGGACGCCGGCAAGATCAACTGGATTCTGCAGAACTCCTACCCGCAGGTGAACGACCTCGCGGCGCTGCAGAAGACCGCGGCCCTGTCCGGCCCCCTCACCGACAAGCTCGCCGCCGCGGGTACCCAGGTGGCCATCTGGCGCTTCTCCGACAAGGCCGACGTGACGGCGGTCGACCCGGTCGCCGAGGAGCTCGCGGACTGGCTGGAGGACCACGCCAAGGACCTCCGGGAGCCCGCGGCGTCGCTGACCCTCGACCCGCCGGCGGTCTCCGGCAAGGCCGGTGACCTGCTCGGTCCGATCACCGTCCACACCAACGCCTCCACCGTCCAGGTGAGCCCCGCGCCCAGCAACCCCTCCGGCGTCAAGGTCACCGACAAGAACGGCACCGCGGTCACCTCCGCCAAGGACGGCGACGAGGTCTACTTCGACGTCGAGGCCGGCACCCCCGACGGCACGACCTCGCTGACCGCCACCGCGAACACCAAGCTCCCGGTCGGCCGCGCGTTCACGGGCGTCAACAGCACCACGCAGGTCCAGATCCTCGCCGGCTCCAGCGACAGCTCCGTCTCCGCGACGGCCACCGGCACCTGGGCCGCCAAGGGCCCGATCCCGGCGGTCTCCGCCGAGGTCAACTGCGCCAAGAACGGCCTGGACGTGACGGCCGCCAACGAGGGTGACAAGCCGTTCACCTTCACGCTGGCCGACAAGGAGTACACGGTCGAGGCCGGAAAGTCCGAGACCATCACCGTGCCGGTGGCCGAGGACCAGCACTACAAGGTCACCATCACCGGCCCCGAGGGCTTCGAGAAGACCTTCGAGGGCGTCCTCGACTGCGAGACCGCCGGCAACGGCGGTGGCACCCCGTCCTCCTCGCCCAGCCCGGCCACGGCCGGCGGCTCCGAGGGCACCGGTGACACCGGCTCCACCACCGGCGGCGACCTCGCCGAGACCGGTTCGAGCAGCGCCACCCCGGTGATCGCCGGCATCGCGATCGCCCTGGTCGTCCTCGGTGGCGGCGCGGTCTTCTTCCTCCGCAAGAAGAAGGCGGCCCCGTCCGCCGAGTGAGCTGACACCACTGGCCGCTCCTGAGTGAAGGGGGCGGAGGTCGACAGACCTCCGCCCCCTTCGCCGTTCCGCGGCACGCACGGACGCCCGGAACAGGTCTGCGGGTCCACCCCGACCGCGGACAGCGGCTTGGCGGCGCCGCCGCATGAGCCGACGATCAGGCGTCGTTCGACATCTGGTCGGGGGTGCGGGCGGGTCCGCGTGGGCGACGAGGCCGAGTGCGACCGGGGCGGTGCCGCGACGTCCCCCTCGGAGTGATCTCCGAGGGGGACGCCACGTGGCACGGGCTCAGTACTGTTCGGTCTCCACGAAACCGGCGTCCGCGCCGTCGTCCGCGCCGAAGGCGGCGGCGGTCGGGTCGAATCCGGGCGGGCTGTCCTTGAGGGCCAGGCCCAGGCCGGCCAGCTTCGCCTTGACCTCGTCGATCGACTTCGCACCGAAGTTGCGGATGTCGAGCAGGTCGGCCTCGGAGCGCGCCAGCAGCTCACCCACCGAGTGAACGCCCTCGCGCTTGAGGCAGTTGTAGGAACGGACGGTGAGCTCGAGCTCCTCGATCGGCAGCGCCATGTCGGCGGCGAGCGCGGCGTCCGTGGGGGACGGGCCCATGTCGATGCCCTCGGCGTCGACGTTCAGCTCGCGGGCGAGACCGAACAGCTCGACGAGGGTCTTGCCGGCCGAGGCCATGGCGTCGCGGGGACGCATGGCCTGCTTGGTCTCGACGTCGACGATCAGCTTGTCGAAGTCGGTGCGCTGCTCGACACGGGTCGCCTCGACCTTGTAGGTGACCTTGAGCACGGGGCTGTAGATGGAGTCGACCGGGATGCGGCCGATCTCCTGGCCCTGCTGCTTGTTCTGGACGGCCGAGACGTAGCCGCGACCGCGCTCGACGGTCAGCTCCACCTCCAGCTTGCCCTTGCCGTTCAGGGTGGCCAGGACGAGGTCGGGGTTGTGCACCTCGACTCCGGCCGGGGGCGCGATGTCGGCGGCGGTGACGACGCCGGGGCCCTGCTTGCGCAGGTACATCACGACGGGCTCGTCGTGCTCCGAGGAGACGACGAGCTGCTTGATGTTGAGGATGAGGTCGGTGACGTCCTCCTTGACACCCGGCACGGTGGTGAACTCGTGCAGGACGCCGTCGACCCGGATCGAGGTGACGGCGGCACCCGGGATCGACGACAGGAGGGTGCGGCGGAGCGAGTTGCCGAGGGTGTAGCCGAAGCCCGGCTCCAGCGGCTCGATCACGAACCGGGAACGGAACTCGTCGACGACCTCTTCGGTCAGTGAGGGACGCTGAGCAATCAGCACGGGGTATTGCCTCCAGTGTTTGGCGCCCGCTATGTGACGCCGTAGACACCATGAAGGGTACGGGTGCTACGGCCTCCCGCGTGGCTGACCCGCCCGTCCGCCGGTCGGTCGGCGGCCCGGCGCCTGCTGGCGCCGAGTACAACGATCAGCTATCCGTGCCCCCGAGAGTCAGCCACTGGGGCATTTCGTGGGTGCATACTGGGGGCAATGACTAAGCCTGCTGCACCGAAGCGTCATTTGCCCACCAGCCCCTTCAAGGCCCCGGTCGCGCCCGCTCCCAAGCACTTCGCGGTGGGCGACCAGGTCACGCACGACATTCACGGTCTCGGTCGGGTCGTCGACGTCGACGAGGGAACCGCGGTGATCGTGGATTTCGGCTCGGCGCAAATGCGGATCTTGAGCCCGTACAGCAAGATGACCAAGCTGTAGGACCGCTGTGCCGGGTCTCGGCACGCCAGGGCCCTTCAGGGGGTCCTGTTTTACGAAAGGGAAACCTCTCATCGATGTGACGTCGCTGTTCTCCGCCCCGGAAGGGCAACCCCGCGGTACCACCGCAGCGTCGCCGTCTCCGACGACGAACCCCTTCCAGGCCCCGGACTTCGGGGAAGACGAGACCTTCGCTCCCGAGGACGTAGAGGAGCCTGCCCCGGGCATGCGTGCCCCGCGGCCCAAGGGCAGGTAGCTCCCACGAGTGCCGGCGGTTCTGCCGGCACGCAGCGGGACGACCACGGAACCAGGCCCGGACTCAGCCGCTGACGGATCCGCAGCTGAGGTTGACCACGGTTCCCGTGATGGCGCCCGCCCGGTCGGAGGCCATGAAAGCGGCCGTCTCCGCGACTTCGGCCAGCTTCGGCAGCCGGCGCAGCGCCGTGCCGCGTTCCATGTAGGCCTTCACCGTGGGGCTGTCCTCGGGATCGGGCTCGGCGTCGTCGATCATGCCCCAGGACACCCAGGCCTCCGGGATGCCGTCCGGACGCAGGCAGACGACACGTACGCCGCGCGGTCCGACCTCACCGGCCAGGTGCCGGGAGAGCAGTTCCACGGCGCCGCAGGCGACACCGAAGCCCCCGGTGGCGTGGAAGCCCTGGTCCCGGCCGGAGAGGTGGGCTGCCGCCGTGGAGAAGGTCACGATGACGCCCGAGCCCTGTTCGGCCATGTACCGGGCCGCGGTCGTCGCGGTGACGAAGTTGGCGGTGGCCGCGGTGGTGATCGGCGTCAGGAAGTCGTCCACGGACATACCGGTCAGTGGCGTGCCCTGCAGGTCACCGCGGATGCTGACCGCGTTCACGGAGACGTCGAGCCGGCCCGTCGTCCGGACCACCTCGGCGGCGTGCCGCTCGACCGCCTCCCGGTCGAGCGCGTCGACCTGCGCGACGTCGGCCCGGCCGCCGGCGGACTCGATTTCCTCGGCCAGCTCCTTCAGCCCGGCGAGCCTGCGACCGGTGAGGAAGACCCGTGCTCCCTCGCGGCCGAAGGTCCGGGCCACGGTCCGCCCGACCGCACCGCCCGCGCCGTAGACGACTGCGGTCTTGTGCTCCAGCAGCATGTCCGGTCCCCCTGATCAGAGTCTGTTTGTCGATCGTGCGGGCACCTTAGACGCCGGTACTGACAGAGGGGCTCCCATGTGCGGTGGCCGTCGAATGCGTGTACGAGTCGCCTCCGGTTCCGGCGCGCCCGCGGAGCCGGCCGGAAGCGTGAGCGAGGTCGCCCGGGTACTCGTTTCCGCCCAGGGGTGGACGGCTGGCAAGATGGGGTGTTACTTGCCGGGGGGCGCGAAAAGGCCCCTCACCAGCAGGTTTCCCGCCGATGAGGGGCCGTGTCAGGCAGCCTGGGCCGTGCCTGGGCCGTCGTCGGTTCTGCCGGCGGCCCGGTACATGCTGCGGAACGCGGCAGCCGGAGGCAGGACGGGGCCGCCTGTCGCGGGGTCTCCTGGCAGGCCGACTAAGGTCTGGCCCGAATTTCTGGAGCGGGTGTCGCCCCTGCAAGTTGAGCCCGTCTCGGGGTCGGCTCTAGGCCGTTGGCTCGGTCACTGCGCTACGGCCGTGTCGGACCGTCCGCTGACGTTCTTGGCGAGAGCGGTGCGTGCGGCCTGCAGTAGCTCTTCGGAGATCGGGTTGCCCCGGGTGGCGCGGGCAAGGACAAGGGCACCGACCATGGTGCAGAGCTGGGCCATGCCGTCGTCGTCGCCGGTGGCCAGCCGAGCGGCGCGGTTCCGTACACCCTTGATGTAAGCCTGCTGGGAGCGGGCGGCCTGGTCGAAGTCGCGCCCCAGGTCGGCGGCGAATCCGGAGACGGGGCAGCCGTCGCCGGCGTGATCGCGGTGCCAGATCGAGAGGTACTGCTCGATCAGCGTCCTGCGGGCGGCCTCGGGGTCCTCGGTCTGTTCCTCGGGCGTCACCGGTGAGTGCGCCGCCGGATCCGCGAAGGCGTGGGCGATGGCGGTGTCGACCAGGTCCTCCTTGGAAGTGAACTGCTTGTAGAACGCGCCATGGGTGAGCCCGACGGCTTTCATCAGGTCGGCGATGCTGACCGCGGTGCCCTTCTCACGGAACATCCGGGAGGCGGTGGCCACGACGTGCTGCCGGTTCTCCTGTGCTTGCGCCTTGGACACGCGGCCCACGGAATCACCCTCCTCGAATGGCTGTCACTTGTCATCTATCTTAACGTGTGTTTAGTTGTATTGCGACAGCTATTTTGCGTCGACGGGATCCCGGCAGGTCATGCAGGGCCCTGAGCTGTCTCCCTGCCCGAGGCCGGCGGCGTCCGTCCCGCAATCGCAGCACTACCGAAAGCACTGGAGACCTCTGTGGCGCCACCGCCCACCCCCACCGAGTCCTCGGCACCCGCGGAGCCCCCGTCGCCCGTGCCGCCTGCCCAGCGACGGAGCGTTTCCGAGGCGGTCCACCGCCGGCGCTGGGCGACCCTGGTCGTGCTGTCGTGCAGCCTCTTGGTGGTGATGCTGGACAACTCGATCCTCAACGTGGCGATGAAGGTCATTGCCGAGCCGGCTCCCGCCGGACTCGGTTCCACCCAGAGCCAGTTGGAGTGGGCGGTCAACTCCTACACGCTGGTCTTCGCCGGGCTGCTCTTCACTGCGGGCCTGCTCGGTGACCGGCTCGGCCGCAAGAAGGTGCTGCTCTTCGGCATGCTGGTGTTCGGTGCGGGATCCGCGCTGTCCGCGTTGTCGGACTCCTCCGGGCAGCTCATAGCCTTCCGCGCCGTTATGGGCTTCGGCGGCGCCTTCATCCTGCCCGCCACCCTCGCGATCATCATGAACGTTTTCGAGCGCGAGGAGCAGCCCAAGGCCATCGGCATATGGACCGGTGTGGTCGGTTTCGCCATCGCCGCCGGCCCGATCGCGGGTGGCATCCTGCTGGAGCACTTCTGGTGGGGCTCGGTCTTCCTGGTCAATGTGCCGATCGTGCTCGCCGCCCTGGTCGCGATGGTGGCGATCGTCCCCGACTCCAAGGACCCCGGGCCCGGCAGGCTCGACCCGGTCGGCGTGCTGCTGTCGATCGCCGGTCTGGCGCTGCTGGTCTACGGCATCATCAAGGGCGGTCAGCTGGGCGACTTCACCCGGCCCGAGGTCTGGGTGACGATCCTCGGCGGTCTGGCGCTCCTGGCCGGATTCGTGGCGTACGAGGCCCATAGCGATCATCCGGCCCTCGACGTCGCCTACTTCCGCAACCGGCGGTTCTCGGCGTCCGTCGCCGCCATCGGCCTGGTCTTCTTCGCCCTCATGGGCGTCACGTTCTTCAGCGTCTTCTACAACCAGAGCGTTCGCGGCTACAGCGTCCTGCAGTCCGGTCTTCTCGTGCTGCCGCTGGCCGCCTCCCAGATGTTCTTCGCCCCGCGGGCCCGGCTGGTCGTCAACCGCTTCGGCGCCCGAGCCGTGTGCGCTACCGGCCTGGTCCTGACCGCCGTGTCCTTTGCCGGCTTTTTGGTGCTCGGCCAGGACACCCCCATCTGGGTACTGGAGGTGCTGTTCTTCCTGATGGGCGCGGGGATGGCCCATGTGATGCCGCCCGCCACCGTCATGATCATGTCGTCGCTGCCGAGACAGAAGGCCGGCTCGGGATCGGCGGTCAACAACACCTTCCGGCAGGTCGGCGGCGCCATGGGGGTCGCCGTGCTGGGGTCGCTGCTGTCCA includes:
- a CDS encoding dynamin family protein translates to MGHSATVAILDVRPELLDALSALRDRVADARFPLPLPGAERARRTRQELLAQLDDYLVPRLKAPEAPLLAVVGGSTGAGKSTLVNSLIGRRVSDAGVLRPTTRTPVLVCHPQDRAWFADPRVLPGLARAWAPRPRTAADADGEERPDGNDEEREAEETRLWLRLETDDTLPRGLALLDAPDIDSLVSRNRELAAELLCAADIWILVTTASRYADAVPWHLLRTAKEYDVTLATVLDRVPHQIAEDVSQHYAALLTRAGLGDVPRFTVPELPESAGAGGLLPHTAVAALGSWLAHCAEDPAARHQAARRTVSGVLGSLGNRLPELAGASAAQHAAAVRLTRHVDKAYDEAESRVQEAVGAGALLAGDALASWRGYPDCGPAALLCALAESLAVQLRTEVATADERTLDAWRGDRAGAVLTEDADPEAAADDAAERIEDAVDTWGFTVNRLAHQSVHGSAEGVDPQHAAALIAVAVLGGRKGTVAGERLASLVGAQAALRAGDRAREELDRLVGDVLDAERELRALPVDALDVTAAQQASLIAELSVVQKSYGLQER
- a CDS encoding TetR/AcrR family transcriptional regulator; amino-acid sequence: MGRVSKAQAQENRQHVVATASRMFREKGTAVSIADLMKAVGLTHGAFYKQFTSKEDLVDTAIAHAFADPAAHSPVTPEEQTEDPEAARRTLIEQYLSIWHRDHAGDGCPVSGFAADLGRDFDQAARSQQAYIKGVRNRAARLATGDDDGMAQLCTMVGALVLARATRGNPISEELLQAARTALAKNVSGRSDTAVAQ
- a CDS encoding SDR family oxidoreductase, with product MLLEHKTAVVYGAGGAVGRTVARTFGREGARVFLTGRRLAGLKELAEEIESAGGRADVAQVDALDREAVERHAAEVVRTTGRLDVSVNAVSIRGDLQGTPLTGMSVDDFLTPITTAATANFVTATTAARYMAEQGSGVIVTFSTAAAHLSGRDQGFHATGGFGVACGAVELLSRHLAGEVGPRGVRVVCLRPDGIPEAWVSWGMIDDAEPDPEDSPTVKAYMERGTALRRLPKLAEVAETAAFMASDRAGAITGTVVNLSCGSVSG
- a CDS encoding DNA-directed RNA polymerase subunit alpha; amino-acid sequence: MLIAQRPSLTEEVVDEFRSRFVIEPLEPGFGYTLGNSLRRTLLSSIPGAAVTSIRVDGVLHEFTTVPGVKEDVTDLILNIKQLVVSSEHDEPVVMYLRKQGPGVVTAADIAPPAGVEVHNPDLVLATLNGKGKLEVELTVERGRGYVSAVQNKQQGQEIGRIPVDSIYSPVLKVTYKVEATRVEQRTDFDKLIVDVETKQAMRPRDAMASAGKTLVELFGLARELNVDAEGIDMGPSPTDAALAADMALPIEELELTVRSYNCLKREGVHSVGELLARSEADLLDIRNFGAKSIDEVKAKLAGLGLALKDSPPGFDPTAAAFGADDGADAGFVETEQY
- a CDS encoding Cys-Gln thioester bond-forming surface protein codes for the protein MFTVRRRGAARLAVAMVASGLLAAGSIAVAGSAIADDATPTAPGATATLGGLKTFGEAVINEGGKEDPVSAGLFEMSVEGGGTIQTYCIDLHNPTQDNAAYKEVSWDESSLHDNADAGKINWILQNSYPQVNDLAALQKTAALSGPLTDKLAAAGTQVAIWRFSDKADVTAVDPVAEELADWLEDHAKDLREPAASLTLDPPAVSGKAGDLLGPITVHTNASTVQVSPAPSNPSGVKVTDKNGTAVTSAKDGDEVYFDVEAGTPDGTTSLTATANTKLPVGRAFTGVNSTTQVQILAGSSDSSVSATATGTWAAKGPIPAVSAEVNCAKNGLDVTAANEGDKPFTFTLADKEYTVEAGKSETITVPVAEDQHYKVTITGPEGFEKTFEGVLDCETAGNGGGTPSSSPSPATAGGSEGTGDTGSTTGGDLAETGSSSATPVIAGIAIALVVLGGGAVFFLRKKKAAPSAE
- a CDS encoding site-specific integrase is translated as METTFDVRVYKILIYKGSRKTSYTVRWVVAGKPFRETFGTSALADSFRSDLVSATRRGEAFSVSTGRPVSHQSGASAVNWYAFAIEFTDVLWRRTSGNNRKNVAKALMTTTIALFRSPLPSRFAAVDVRTALREFAFNTNRRGEAPPEVSTILRWVERNTESMAAWEDPRKVDGVLHSLASKLDGSAAAASSIKRNRRVLNVAMEYAVKHAVLRTNPLPKGRGTAPQTSSAVDKRSLINPDHAASLLGWIWRRPRGGRRLHAFFSTLYYAGPRPEEAVAMRVLDAQLPAEDDEDQWGELLLHTARPEVGKQWTDTGMVHEVRGLKGRAKDDTRVVPCRPALTRILREHVKAEDLKPGDLLFPGEHGDTLAGSVFRRAWRTARQQVLAPAEFASPLGKRVYDLRHTCLTSWLNAGVPPAQVAEWAGNSVPVLLATYARCISGQLRDHQRRIEAGGDLPEPDEDR
- a CDS encoding 50S ribosome-binding GTPase, translating into MLTERVDALSELLGLSRTRVSHEALDGAGELLERVGDRRRLSADHTVVALAGATGSGKSSLFNALTGLELSRIGVRRPTTSAPVACAWDPRGASGLLDRLGIGPKARFARHSALDAVAERTDDGPAGLVLLDLPDHDSAATAHRDQVDRVLKLVDVIVWVLDPEKYADAALHERYLRPLAGHADVTVVVLNQIDRLPEEAVEQVLDDLRRLLDDDGLAVGEHGEDGAMVLATSALNGDGVPELRAAIGQVVAERAAASRRLSADVDGLAERLRPLYVAEGMTGLTDRSREDFTASLAHAVGAAAAGRVAERTWARAAEEACGTPWRRLRRGRGVGLRDGALDGRRPALSASRASVDEAVRAVAAEAVEGLPAPWAQAVREAARRGGRTLPEALDATVERVAPDEPLRPRWWTVVGTAQWLLALLATVALASGIVTAAGALRLPWWLPPALLAVGALGGPLLTRVSRFAARGPARRHGQAAERRMADAAADCGRARVLEPLAAELLRYREVREQYGVLSGNHFRVTELSTTGQ
- the ssb gene encoding single-stranded DNA-binding protein; its protein translation is MNETLVTVVGNVATRPEFRKTPTGVPVARFRLATTARRWDRERGGWSDGHTSFYTVWAWRQLGENVVASVGVGEPLLVQGRLRVREEERDGQRWISADVDAIACGHDLTRGTSAFRRVSVGRPELMVPNSAAGAGEPLADPLAALSG